From Fundulus heteroclitus isolate FHET01 chromosome 14, MU-UCD_Fhet_4.1, whole genome shotgun sequence, the proteins below share one genomic window:
- the si:ch73-335l21.4 gene encoding E3 ubiquitin-protein ligase-like → MFSEIECGVCYRTYNAARRCPRELHCKHAFCERCLRAMSRQATPAGADRCIACPLCRHVTALSARGSVKSELRVDESALERLVTAGVLDREEDPEDEAEEEEDGEAPECEGEVPETEAEENDSSAGRRGGRFWKKVWRKISGKSARRRQDECMTNTELRSLAMMASYMF, encoded by the exons ATGTTCTCGGAGATCGAGTGCGGGGTTTGCTACCGGACCTACAACGCGGCTCGCCGCTGTCCCCGGGAGCTCCACTGCAAGCACGCCTTCTGTGAGCGCTGTCTGCGGGCCATGAGCCGCCAGGCGACGCCGGCGGGCGCGGATCGGTGCATCGCCTGTCCGCTGTGCCGGCACGTCACCGCGCTGAGCGCCCGGGGGAGCGTCAAGTCCGAGCTGAGGGTGGACGAGTCCGCCCTGGAGCGGCTGGTGACCGCGGGGGTCCTAGACCGGGAGGAGGACCCGGAGGacgaggcggaggaggaggaggacggagAAGCTCCGGAGTGCGAGGGGGAGGTTCCAGAGACTGAAGCCGAGGAGAACGACTCCTCTGCGGGGCGCAGAGGAGGACGATTCTGGAAGAAAGTTTGGAGGAAGATCAGCGGCAAGAGCGCACGGCGGAGACAAGATG AGTGCATGACCAACACTGAGCTGAGGAGCCTGGCCATGATGGCCAGCTACATGTTCTGA